From Sphingomonas bisphenolicum, one genomic window encodes:
- a CDS encoding Ppx/GppA family phosphatase, with the protein MNSMLSRVRAVAESMATSPEPAHARTAIIDIGSNSVRLVVYDGPRRIPFILFNEKVMAGLGASLAKTGAIEPEAMDRGLRAVGRFAHLCRAMKVTEIRCVATAAVRDATNGAAFIARAKDMGLTVELLTGAQEAIGAAMGVLSGIPHADGIVGDLGGGSLELARIRGGAVEQTISLPLGVLRLPQIRAKGSRILERQVVKMLEKAGWTPEPDLPFYLVGGSWRALARFDMQLTSFPLPVVHQYEMTAARAEQLTRIVSHVDRTRLKQIPAMTGSRVPTLPDAAALLSVVVRQLKSSRLVVSAYGLREGLLYEDLPEDIRAHDPLLVAAEAEGEAQSRFRGHGDRIDKWIAPLFADDDAAARRIRRAACLLADVGWRANPDFRAERGVEIALHSNWVGITAPERAMLAQALHSHFGGGMGCPPGVERLAKPEELRRAALWGLAIRLAQRLSGGVEGPLAVSQLSRTEGQIDLQLRDEDADLYGETVERRLRNLAQAMGVKYRLFAG; encoded by the coding sequence ATGAATTCGATGCTCAGCCGCGTTCGCGCCGTCGCCGAAAGCATGGCGACGTCGCCCGAGCCGGCCCATGCCCGGACCGCGATCATCGACATCGGGTCGAACAGCGTGCGCCTGGTGGTGTATGACGGGCCGCGGCGCATCCCCTTCATCCTGTTCAATGAAAAGGTGATGGCGGGGCTGGGCGCGTCGCTGGCGAAGACGGGGGCGATCGAGCCGGAGGCGATGGACCGCGGCCTGCGCGCCGTGGGCCGTTTCGCCCATCTATGCCGCGCGATGAAGGTGACCGAGATACGCTGCGTCGCCACCGCGGCGGTGCGGGATGCGACCAACGGGGCCGCGTTCATCGCCCGCGCGAAGGATATGGGCCTGACCGTCGAATTGCTGACCGGCGCGCAGGAGGCGATCGGCGCGGCGATGGGCGTGTTGTCGGGCATTCCCCATGCCGACGGCATCGTCGGCGACTTGGGGGGGGGCAGCCTGGAGCTGGCGCGCATCAGGGGCGGGGCGGTGGAGCAGACGATCTCGCTGCCGCTTGGGGTGCTGCGTCTGCCGCAGATTCGGGCCAAGGGGTCGCGGATTCTGGAGCGGCAGGTGGTCAAGATGCTGGAGAAGGCGGGATGGACGCCGGAACCGGACCTGCCCTTCTATCTGGTCGGCGGGTCGTGGCGCGCGCTGGCGCGGTTCGACATGCAGTTGACCAGCTTTCCGCTGCCCGTCGTCCATCAATATGAGATGACCGCCGCGCGGGCCGAGCAACTGACCCGGATCGTCAGCCATGTCGATCGGACGCGGTTGAAGCAGATTCCGGCGATGACGGGATCGCGCGTGCCGACGCTGCCCGATGCCGCGGCCCTGCTGTCGGTCGTGGTGCGGCAGTTGAAGTCGAGCCGGCTGGTGGTGTCGGCCTATGGCCTGCGCGAAGGGCTGCTCTATGAGGATCTGCCGGAGGATATCCGGGCGCACGACCCGCTGCTGGTTGCGGCCGAGGCGGAAGGGGAGGCGCAGTCGCGTTTTCGCGGCCATGGCGACCGGATCGACAAGTGGATCGCACCGCTGTTCGCCGACGACGATGCCGCCGCCCGCCGCATCCGCCGGGCTGCCTGCCTGCTGGCCGATGTCGGCTGGCGCGCCAATCCCGATTTCCGGGCCGAGCGCGGCGTGGAGATCGCGCTGCACAGCAATTGGGTGGGGATCACCGCACCGGAAAGGGCGATGCTGGCGCAGGCGCTGCACAGCCATTTCGGCGGCGGCATGGGCTGTCCGCCGGGCGTGGAGCGGCTGGCGAAGCCCGAAGAATTGCGTCGCGCGGCCCTGTGGGGGCTGGCCATCCGTCTGGCCCAGCGCCTGTCGGGCGGGGTCGAAGGGCCGCTGGCCGTGTCGCAACTCAGCCGGACGGAGGGGCAGATCGATTTGCAACTGCGCGACGAGGACGCCGACCTCTATGGCGAGACGGTCGAGCGCCGCCTGCGCAACCTGGCGCAGGCGATGGGGGTCAAATATCGCTTGTTCGCGGGGTAG
- a CDS encoding RNA degradosome polyphosphate kinase, with product MAEADPSASLALPSDRYFNRELSWLAFNQRVLEEAMNRAHPLLERLRFLSISGANMDEFFSVRVAGLKGQQLQDVDLRSADGLTPAQQLAALTEESTRLMVAQQKVWGAVHDELAQVGIEVIGPASEMDAACGQWLREHFLTQIFPILTPQALDPAHPFPFIPNQGLSIIFDLERLSDKQPIRELVMIPPTLTRFVRIPGDPARYMALEAVIRRFSADLFPGYRVRNSGVFRIIRDSDIEIEEEAEDLVRHFRSAIKRRRRGRVIRMEIEERIPEPVEEMLQDMLQGHEAVVVEVEGFVGIGDLSGIVDADRPDLKFEPYAPRFPERIREYGGDCFAAIRAKDIVVHHPYEAFDVVVSFLKQAAVDPDVVAIKQTLYRAGKQSAIIRALIDAAEAGKSVTAVVELKARFDEEQNLMWADALERAGVQVVYGFIDWKTHAKISMVIRREGEQFRSYCHFGTGNYHPITARIYTDLSFFTADPAYSRDAAALFNYITGYVEPERLEKLVMSPRDLRDTLCRLIDAEIDHARAGRPGTIWAKMNSLVDPAMIEKLYAASNAGVQIDLIVRGICCLRPGVPGMSDNIRVKSIVGRFLEHSRIAVFGNGKALPNNGAKVFISSADWMQRNFDRRVEFMAPIENPTVHDQILDQVMVANLIDTEQSWSLDNEGHYTRLEPGDRPFNLHRYFMTNPSLSGRGAALDNEAVPTLRLSGRA from the coding sequence GTGGCCGAAGCCGATCCCTCCGCCAGCCTGGCGCTGCCCAGCGACCGCTATTTCAATCGCGAGCTGTCCTGGCTGGCGTTCAACCAGCGGGTGCTGGAAGAGGCGATGAACCGCGCCCATCCGCTGCTGGAGCGGTTGCGCTTCCTGTCCATATCCGGCGCGAACATGGACGAATTCTTCTCCGTCCGGGTCGCGGGGCTGAAGGGCCAGCAATTGCAGGATGTCGACCTGCGCTCCGCCGACGGGCTGACACCGGCGCAGCAGCTCGCGGCGCTGACCGAGGAAAGCACGCGGCTGATGGTCGCGCAGCAGAAGGTGTGGGGGGCGGTCCATGACGAACTGGCGCAGGTGGGCATCGAGGTCATCGGCCCGGCGAGCGAGATGGACGCGGCCTGCGGCCAATGGCTGCGCGAGCATTTCCTGACGCAGATCTTTCCGATCCTGACGCCGCAGGCGCTGGATCCGGCCCATCCCTTCCCCTTCATCCCCAATCAGGGGCTGTCGATCATCTTCGATCTGGAACGGCTGTCGGACAAACAGCCGATTCGCGAGCTGGTGATGATCCCGCCGACGCTGACTCGGTTCGTGCGGATTCCCGGCGATCCGGCGCGCTATATGGCGCTGGAGGCGGTGATCCGGCGTTTTTCGGCCGACCTGTTCCCCGGCTATCGCGTCCGCAACAGCGGCGTGTTCCGCATCATCCGCGACAGCGACATCGAGATCGAGGAAGAGGCCGAGGATCTGGTCCGCCATTTCCGCAGCGCGATCAAGCGGCGTCGGCGCGGTCGGGTGATCCGCATGGAGATTGAGGAGCGCATCCCCGAACCGGTCGAGGAGATGTTGCAGGACATGCTCCAGGGCCATGAAGCGGTGGTGGTTGAGGTGGAGGGGTTCGTCGGCATCGGCGACCTGTCCGGCATCGTCGACGCCGACCGGCCCGATTTGAAGTTCGAGCCTTATGCGCCGCGCTTTCCCGAGCGTATCCGCGAATATGGCGGCGACTGTTTTGCCGCGATCCGGGCCAAGGACATCGTCGTCCACCATCCCTATGAGGCGTTCGACGTCGTCGTATCCTTCCTGAAACAGGCGGCGGTCGACCCGGATGTGGTGGCGATCAAGCAGACGCTGTATCGCGCGGGCAAGCAGTCGGCGATCATCCGCGCGCTGATCGACGCGGCGGAGGCGGGCAAGTCGGTAACCGCCGTGGTCGAGTTGAAGGCGCGGTTCGACGAGGAACAGAATCTGATGTGGGCCGACGCGCTGGAGCGCGCGGGCGTGCAGGTGGTCTATGGCTTCATCGACTGGAAGACCCACGCCAAGATTTCGATGGTGATCCGGCGCGAGGGCGAGCAGTTCCGCAGCTACTGCCATTTCGGCACGGGCAATTATCACCCGATCACGGCACGCATCTATACGGACCTCAGCTTCTTCACCGCCGATCCGGCCTATAGCCGGGACGCAGCGGCGCTGTTCAACTATATCACCGGCTATGTCGAGCCGGAGCGGCTGGAAAAGCTGGTCATGTCGCCGCGCGACCTGCGCGACACGCTGTGCCGCCTGATCGACGCGGAAATCGATCATGCCCGCGCCGGGCGGCCCGGCACCATCTGGGCCAAGATGAACAGTCTGGTCGATCCGGCGATGATCGAGAAACTCTATGCGGCGAGCAATGCGGGGGTCCAGATCGACCTGATCGTGCGGGGCATATGCTGCCTGCGGCCTGGGGTGCCGGGCATGTCGGACAATATCCGGGTGAAGTCGATCGTCGGCCGTTTCCTGGAGCATAGCCGCATCGCCGTGTTCGGCAACGGCAAGGCGCTGCCCAATAATGGCGCGAAGGTCTTCATCAGTTCGGCCGACTGGATGCAGCGCAATTTCGACCGGCGGGTCGAGTTCATGGCGCCGATCGAGAATCCGACCGTGCATGACCAGATATTGGACCAGGTGATGGTCGCCAACCTGATCGACACCGAACAGAGCTGGTCGCTGGACAACGAGGGCCATTATACGCGGCTGGAACCGGGCGACAGGCCATTCAACCTGCATCGATATTTCATGACCAACCCGTCGCTGTCCGGGCGCGGCGCGGCGCTGGACAATGAGGCGGTGCCGACATTGCGCCTGAGCGGGCGCGCCTGA
- a CDS encoding P-loop NTPase family protein → MTQISLPFEWHGGAGDGDFLVSDANAQAVAHLERWREWPLSVSVLTGPPRSGRSTLARHFAQMSGGEIIDDAQGQDEHGLFHAWNAAQTERRPLLMVGLAPPASWTVALPDLRSRLAAAPHVAILEPDEALARALIERAFDTAGAGYAADLPDWLLRRVERSYGGLAAVTQLLDRAALSSGRKISVAMAKEALQAAGFLPIVPPDPPPQQRE, encoded by the coding sequence ATGACCCAGATCAGCCTGCCCTTCGAATGGCATGGTGGCGCGGGTGATGGCGACTTTCTGGTCAGCGACGCCAACGCCCAGGCCGTCGCGCATCTGGAACGGTGGCGCGAATGGCCGCTGTCGGTGAGCGTGCTGACCGGCCCGCCGCGGTCCGGCCGGTCCACGTTGGCGCGCCATTTCGCGCAGATGAGCGGCGGCGAGATCATCGACGACGCGCAGGGACAGGACGAACATGGGCTGTTCCACGCCTGGAACGCGGCGCAGACCGAGCGGCGGCCGTTGCTGATGGTGGGGCTGGCGCCGCCGGCAAGCTGGACCGTGGCGCTGCCCGATCTGCGATCGCGGCTGGCCGCGGCGCCCCATGTCGCGATATTGGAGCCGGACGAGGCGCTGGCCCGCGCGCTGATCGAGCGGGCGTTCGACACCGCCGGGGCGGGCTATGCCGCCGACCTGCCCGACTGGCTGCTGCGCCGGGTCGAGCGCAGCTATGGCGGACTCGCGGCGGTAACGCAGTTGCTTGATCGCGCCGCACTGTCATCTGGACGCAAGATTTCTGTCGCAATGGCGAAAGAGGCTCTGCAAGCCGCAGGCTTTCTGCCTATAGTCCCGCCCGATCCCCCTCCTCAGCAACGCGAGTAA
- a CDS encoding heavy-metal-associated domain-containing protein produces MSLSQTISRPAALLRLLSRPVQIAIAIALGLAAAALFAQMEGERGVPPIASGGDFEVRGVKVDVFAKDADSARYAGWRMAQRQAWRMLWTRTHGGGGAPALSDSQLEAMISGIEIDYEQAGPTRYVATLGILFDRARTGAVLGVSGNVMRSPPLLVIPVLWDGGSAVSYERTNEWQKAWARYRTGDSAIDYVRVAGSIADPILLNAGQTGRRGRLWWRVLLDQYGAADVVIPIARLDRAYPGGPVTGTFTARYGPDNSLIGSVTLRASNDSGLPKMMDEGARRIDELYIRALNDGRLRPDPSLIIEEPVDPAALEIENAVEAPVEAVELPSVASSGTSFSIQFDTPDVGSIGAGESTVRSIPGVRTANTSSLALGGTSVMQVSFDGTVDMLRAGLQARGYSVAVSGTTLRITRRQASPPPQ; encoded by the coding sequence GTGAGCCTGAGCCAGACCATTTCCCGCCCCGCAGCCCTGTTGCGCCTGCTCTCGCGGCCCGTCCAGATTGCGATCGCCATCGCATTGGGCCTGGCCGCAGCGGCCCTGTTCGCGCAGATGGAAGGCGAGCGCGGCGTGCCGCCGATCGCCAGCGGCGGCGATTTCGAGGTGCGCGGGGTCAAGGTGGACGTGTTCGCCAAGGATGCCGACAGCGCCCGCTATGCCGGCTGGCGCATGGCGCAGCGACAGGCGTGGCGGATGCTGTGGACCCGCACCCATGGCGGTGGCGGCGCGCCGGCTTTGTCCGATTCGCAGCTTGAGGCGATGATCTCCGGCATCGAGATCGATTATGAGCAGGCCGGGCCGACCCGCTATGTCGCGACGCTGGGCATCTTGTTCGACCGCGCGCGGACGGGCGCGGTGCTGGGCGTGTCGGGCAATGTGATGCGATCGCCGCCGCTGCTGGTGATCCCGGTGCTGTGGGACGGCGGATCGGCCGTATCCTATGAACGCACCAACGAATGGCAGAAGGCCTGGGCGCGATACCGCACCGGCGACAGCGCGATCGACTATGTCCGGGTGGCCGGATCGATCGCCGATCCCATACTGCTGAACGCTGGCCAGACCGGGCGGCGCGGGCGCTTGTGGTGGCGCGTGCTGCTCGACCAATATGGCGCCGCCGATGTGGTGATCCCGATCGCGCGGCTCGACCGGGCCTATCCCGGCGGGCCGGTGACCGGCACCTTCACCGCGCGCTACGGCCCCGACAACAGCCTGATCGGCAGCGTGACGCTGCGCGCGTCCAACGACAGCGGCTTGCCCAAGATGATGGACGAGGGCGCACGGCGGATCGACGAACTCTATATCCGGGCGCTCAACGACGGCCGCCTGCGGCCTGACCCGTCGCTCATCATCGAGGAGCCGGTCGATCCGGCCGCGCTGGAAATCGAGAATGCGGTCGAGGCGCCGGTCGAGGCGGTGGAACTGCCGAGCGTGGCGTCCAGCGGCACGAGCTTTTCGATTCAGTTCGACACGCCTGACGTCGGGTCGATCGGCGCCGGCGAATCGACGGTGCGGTCGATCCCCGGCGTGCGCACCGCCAATACAAGCAGCCTGGCGCTGGGCGGGACGTCGGTGATGCAGGTCAGCTTCGACGGAACGGTCGACATGCTGCGCGCAGGGTTGCAGGCGCGCGGCTATAGCGTCGCGGTGTCCGGCACGACGCTGCGGATTACGCGGCGACAGGCGTCCCCGCCCCCGCAATGA
- the purM gene encoding phosphoribosylformylglycinamidine cyclo-ligase, protein MSENESYSYAKAGVDIAAGNALVRAIAPLAKATRRPGADAELGGFGGFFDLKAAGYDDPLLVAANDGVGTKLKLAIDHDRHDGVGIDLVAMCANDLIVQGAEPLFFLDYYATGKLESGVAERVIAGIAQGCRMAGCALIGGETAEMPGMYGPGDYDLAGFCVGAVERAKALTGNKVTAGDVLIGLASSGVHSNGFSLVRRLASDKGWRLDRPAIFDQDILLIDALMAPTKIYVKSLLPLVRAGMIHALAHITGGGLLENIPRVLPDGCHATVDADAWEQPRLMAFLQAQGHIEPEEMARTFNCGVGMVLAVDEAHVAAVTKALEDAGETVFRIGAVNEGEKGCTVKGSTETWSAKADWSATHLG, encoded by the coding sequence ATGAGCGAGAACGAATCCTACAGCTACGCCAAGGCCGGCGTCGACATCGCCGCGGGCAACGCCCTTGTCCGCGCCATCGCCCCCCTGGCCAAGGCCACCCGCCGCCCCGGCGCCGACGCCGAACTGGGCGGCTTCGGCGGCTTTTTCGATCTCAAGGCTGCGGGCTATGACGATCCCCTGCTGGTCGCCGCCAATGACGGCGTGGGCACCAAGCTGAAGCTCGCGATCGACCATGACCGCCATGACGGCGTCGGCATCGACCTGGTCGCCATGTGCGCCAACGACCTGATCGTGCAGGGCGCCGAGCCCCTGTTCTTCCTTGACTATTACGCCACCGGCAAGCTGGAGAGCGGCGTCGCCGAGCGCGTTATCGCCGGCATCGCGCAGGGGTGCCGCATGGCCGGCTGCGCGCTGATCGGCGGCGAAACCGCCGAAATGCCGGGCATGTACGGTCCGGGCGACTATGATCTCGCCGGCTTCTGCGTCGGCGCGGTCGAACGCGCCAAGGCGCTGACCGGCAACAAGGTGACGGCCGGCGACGTCCTGATCGGCCTCGCCTCTTCCGGCGTCCACTCCAACGGCTTCTCGCTGGTCCGCCGCCTCGCCTCCGACAAGGGCTGGCGGCTGGATCGCCCGGCGATCTTTGATCAGGACATATTGCTGATCGACGCGCTGATGGCGCCGACGAAAATCTATGTGAAGAGCCTGCTGCCGCTGGTCCGCGCCGGCATGATCCACGCCCTCGCCCATATCACCGGCGGCGGCCTGCTCGAAAATATCCCTCGCGTCCTGCCCGATGGCTGCCACGCCACGGTCGACGCCGACGCCTGGGAACAGCCGCGCCTGATGGCCTTCCTCCAGGCGCAGGGCCATATCGAGCCGGAAGAAATGGCGCGCACCTTCAACTGCGGCGTCGGCATGGTGCTGGCCGTGGACGAAGCCCATGTCGCCGCCGTCACCAAGGCGCTGGAGGATGCAGGCGAAACCGTCTTCCGCATCGGCGCGGTGAACGAAGGCGAAAAGGGCTGCACCGTCAAGGGCAGCACGGAAACCTGGAGCGCCAAGGCCGACTGGTCGGCGACGCATCTGGGCTGA
- the purN gene encoding phosphoribosylglycinamide formyltransferase — protein sequence MHKAKVGVLISGRGSNMAALLYAAKAPDCPYEIVLVAANDPQAPGLTLAAAEGIPTFGQSHKGLKRAEFDQIIDAQLRAAGVHYVALAGYMRLLSPAFVAGWDNRMLNIHPSLLPKYKGLDTHRRAIDAGDSHAGCSVHIVTAELDDGPVLGQTPVAILPGDTQDSLAARILIAEHQLYSRTLADFVTRERQPDWLLGKVREAALALPQADEIVSHGMPCFGVVKGKKFAYFTRDHHGDGIIAVLVKTTAPEEQATLMEADPERYYRPAYFGTEWVGIRLDLGDTDWDHIAERLRASWRQIAPKKLLGLMDIADEF from the coding sequence ATGCACAAAGCAAAAGTCGGCGTCCTGATTTCCGGCCGCGGCTCCAACATGGCGGCCCTGCTCTATGCCGCCAAGGCGCCCGACTGCCCCTATGAGATCGTCCTGGTCGCCGCCAACGATCCGCAAGCCCCCGGCCTGACCCTCGCCGCCGCAGAGGGCATCCCCACCTTCGGCCAGAGCCACAAAGGCCTCAAACGCGCCGAATTCGACCAGATCATCGACGCGCAACTTCGCGCGGCGGGCGTCCATTATGTCGCGCTCGCCGGTTACATGCGCCTCCTGTCCCCCGCGTTCGTCGCTGGCTGGGACAACCGGATGCTCAACATCCACCCCAGCCTGCTGCCCAAATATAAGGGCCTCGACACCCACCGACGCGCGATCGACGCAGGCGACAGCCATGCCGGCTGCTCGGTCCATATCGTCACGGCCGAACTGGACGACGGCCCAGTGCTGGGCCAGACACCGGTGGCGATCCTGCCCGGCGACACGCAAGACAGCCTCGCCGCCCGCATCCTCATCGCGGAGCATCAGCTCTACTCCCGCACCCTTGCCGACTTCGTCACCCGCGAACGCCAGCCCGACTGGCTGCTGGGCAAGGTGCGCGAAGCCGCGCTCGCCCTGCCGCAGGCGGACGAGATCGTCTCGCACGGCATGCCCTGTTTCGGCGTCGTGAAGGGCAAGAAGTTCGCCTATTTCACCCGCGACCATCATGGCGACGGAATCATCGCCGTGCTGGTGAAGACCACCGCGCCGGAAGAACAGGCGACGCTGATGGAAGCCGACCCGGAACGCTATTACCGCCCCGCCTATTTCGGCACCGAATGGGTCGGCATCCGCCTCGACCTGGGCGACACCGACTGGGATCATATCGCCGAACGCCTCCGCGCAAGCTGGCGCCAGATCGCACCGAAGAAGCTGCTGGGCCTGATGGATATCGCGGACGAGTTTTGA
- a CDS encoding ABC transporter ATP-binding protein produces the protein MTDSPAPAAIQIRNLTKVYKGGKRALDGIDLSIPRGQIYGLLGPNGAGKSTTINILAGMVNKTAGDVSIWGFDIDAHPRNAKNSIGIVPQEIVFDPFFTPFETLENQAGFYGVPKDRRRTMELLRAVHLDDKAHAYARTLSGGMKRRLLVAKAMVHSPPILVLDEPTAGVDVQLRQQLWAYVRELNALGVTIVLTTHYLEEAEQLCDRIGIINHGKVITDKPTRELIAMAQEKVVQVTVDRDLTAAPQAPCFEKVELSGDRTLTITYMKDRANAGQVLSAVQASGLAIVDVVTRDPDLEDVFLNLTAAA, from the coding sequence ATGACCGACAGCCCTGCCCCCGCCGCCATCCAGATCCGCAACCTCACCAAAGTCTATAAGGGCGGCAAGCGCGCACTCGACGGGATCGACCTGTCCATCCCGCGCGGACAGATTTACGGCCTGCTCGGCCCCAATGGCGCGGGCAAGTCGACCACGATCAATATTCTGGCCGGCATGGTGAACAAGACGGCGGGCGACGTCAGCATCTGGGGCTTCGACATCGACGCGCACCCGCGCAATGCGAAGAACAGCATCGGCATCGTGCCGCAGGAGATCGTCTTCGACCCCTTCTTCACCCCGTTCGAAACGCTGGAAAATCAGGCCGGCTTCTACGGCGTGCCCAAGGACCGCCGCCGCACGATGGAATTGCTGCGCGCGGTGCATCTGGACGACAAGGCCCATGCCTATGCCCGCACGCTGTCGGGCGGCATGAAGCGCCGCCTGCTGGTGGCCAAGGCGATGGTGCATAGCCCGCCGATCCTGGTGCTGGACGAGCCGACCGCGGGCGTGGACGTGCAATTGCGCCAGCAACTGTGGGCCTATGTCCGCGAATTGAACGCGCTGGGCGTGACGATCGTGCTGACCACCCATTATCTGGAAGAAGCCGAGCAATTGTGCGACCGCATCGGCATCATCAACCATGGCAAGGTCATCACCGACAAGCCGACCCGCGAGCTGATCGCCATGGCGCAGGAAAAGGTGGTGCAGGTGACGGTCGACCGCGACCTGACCGCCGCGCCGCAGGCCCCCTGTTTCGAAAAGGTCGAACTGTCGGGCGACCGCACCCTGACCATCACCTATATGAAGGACCGCGCCAATGCCGGCCAGGTGCTGAGCGCGGTGCAGGCCAGCGGCCTCGCCATCGTCGACGTGGTCACGCGCGACCCGGACCTGGAGGATGTCTTCCTCAACCTGACGGCGGCCGCTTAG
- the nadB gene encoding L-aspartate oxidase — MTTTTHDVIIIGSGAAGLTAAINLAQDRKVLVLAKGALDGGSTNWAQGGIAAVLDAGDSFEAHVEDTMVAGAGLNDRATVEFVVSQAPAAIERLADLGVPFNGGEAFGKRWDLTREGGHSHRRIVHVDDATGHAVQIALLKAARANPNITLVEDLIAIDLITSRHGERYSGDGHVWGVYAFNKKTKRVDALLGKATILCTGGAGRTYLFSTAPRGATGDGIAMAWRAGCRVSNMEMNQFHPTCLYNLEIKNFLITEAVRGEGGHLKLPPGVPGGGERFMPRFDPREELAPRDIVARAIDHEIKRLGLDYVHLDISHKDPAFVRHHFPTIYARLLDLDIDITKEPIPVVPAQHYTCGGVVIDLDGRTDLPGLYAAGEVTESGLHGANRLASNSLLECFVFGEAAAKHIRAHWDELPAPPPIRPWDESRVTNSDEEVIVQHNWKEIRRFMWDYVGIVRTTKRLERAQHRVALLAQEVDDYYGNFRVTPDLIELRNLLEVARLIVRSALHRKESRGLHYTLDYPETLAEAVDTVLAP, encoded by the coding sequence ATGACCACCACCACCCACGACGTCATCATCATCGGTTCCGGCGCGGCCGGGCTGACGGCCGCCATCAACCTCGCGCAGGACCGCAAGGTGCTGGTGCTGGCCAAGGGCGCGCTCGATGGTGGCTCCACCAACTGGGCGCAGGGCGGTATCGCCGCCGTACTCGACGCGGGTGACAGTTTCGAGGCGCATGTCGAGGATACGATGGTCGCGGGCGCAGGCCTGAACGATCGCGCCACCGTCGAATTCGTCGTCTCCCAGGCCCCCGCCGCGATCGAGCGGCTCGCCGACCTCGGCGTCCCCTTCAACGGTGGCGAAGCCTTTGGCAAGCGCTGGGATCTGACGCGCGAGGGCGGCCACAGTCATCGCCGCATCGTCCATGTCGACGACGCCACCGGCCATGCCGTACAGATCGCGCTCTTGAAGGCCGCCCGCGCCAATCCCAACATCACCTTGGTTGAGGATCTGATCGCGATCGACCTCATCACCTCCCGCCATGGCGAACGCTATTCGGGGGACGGCCATGTCTGGGGCGTCTACGCCTTCAACAAGAAGACCAAGCGGGTGGATGCGCTGCTCGGCAAGGCGACGATCCTGTGCACCGGCGGCGCGGGCCGCACCTATCTCTTTTCCACCGCGCCGCGGGGCGCGACCGGCGACGGCATCGCCATGGCCTGGCGCGCGGGCTGCCGCGTGTCGAACATGGAGATGAACCAGTTCCACCCGACCTGCCTCTATAATCTGGAGATCAAGAATTTCCTGATTACAGAAGCCGTGCGCGGCGAAGGCGGCCACCTCAAGCTTCCCCCCGGCGTGCCGGGCGGCGGCGAGCGCTTCATGCCCCGCTTCGACCCGCGTGAGGAACTGGCCCCGCGCGACATCGTCGCCCGCGCCATCGACCATGAGATCAAGCGCCTCGGCCTCGACTATGTCCATCTCGACATCAGCCATAAAGACCCGGCGTTCGTCCGGCATCATTTCCCGACCATCTACGCCCGCCTGCTGGACCTCGACATCGACATCACCAAGGAGCCGATCCCGGTCGTGCCCGCCCAACATTATACCTGCGGCGGCGTGGTGATCGACCTCGACGGCCGCACCGACCTGCCCGGCCTCTATGCGGCGGGCGAAGTCACCGAAAGCGGCCTGCACGGCGCCAACCGCCTCGCCTCCAACTCGCTGCTCGAATGTTTCGTCTTCGGCGAGGCGGCGGCGAAACATATCCGCGCCCATTGGGACGAGCTGCCCGCCCCGCCGCCGATCCGGCCCTGGGACGAAAGCCGCGTCACCAACAGCGACGAAGAGGTTATCGTCCAGCATAACTGGAAGGAAATCCGCCGCTTCATGTGGGACTATGTCGGCATCGTCCGCACCACCAAGCGGCTGGAGCGCGCACAGCATCGTGTCGCCCTGCTGGCGCAGGAAGTGGACGATTATTACGGCAATTTCCGCGTCACACCCGACCTGATCGAACTGCGCAACCTGCTGGAGGTCGCGCGGCTGATCGTCCGCTCCGCCCTCCACCGAAAGGAAAGCCGCGGCCTGCACTATACGCTCGACTATCCCGAAACCTTGGCAGAAGCGGTCGACACGGTATTGGCGCCTTAA